The Kitasatospora setae KM-6054 genome contains a region encoding:
- a CDS encoding MBL fold metallo-hydrolase, giving the protein MAARIEQLVTSGEFSLDGGTWQVDNNVWIVGDDAEAIVIDAAHDAAAIKEALGGRRLLAVVSTHAHNDHVDAAPELADLTGAPVLLHPADEVLWRQTHPDRAPDGPLADGQELSVAGTVLTVLHTPGHSPGAVSLYAPELGTVFTGDTLFAGGPGATGRSFSDFPTIIESIRGRLLSLPPETVVRTGHGDSTTVGAEAPHLDEWIARGH; this is encoded by the coding sequence ATGGCGGCCCGGATCGAACAGCTGGTCACCTCGGGCGAGTTCAGCCTGGACGGCGGCACCTGGCAGGTCGACAACAACGTGTGGATCGTCGGCGACGACGCGGAGGCGATCGTGATCGACGCGGCGCACGACGCGGCGGCGATCAAGGAGGCGCTGGGCGGCCGGCGGCTACTCGCGGTGGTCTCCACGCACGCCCACAACGACCACGTGGACGCGGCGCCGGAGCTGGCCGACCTGACCGGCGCGCCGGTGCTGCTGCACCCGGCGGACGAGGTGCTGTGGCGGCAGACCCACCCGGACCGGGCACCGGACGGGCCGCTCGCCGACGGGCAGGAGCTGTCGGTGGCGGGCACGGTGCTGACCGTGCTGCACACGCCGGGGCACAGCCCGGGCGCGGTCAGCCTGTACGCGCCGGAGCTGGGCACGGTCTTCACCGGCGACACCCTGTTCGCGGGCGGCCCGGGCGCGACCGGCCGGTCGTTCTCGGACTTCCCGACCATCATCGAGTCGATCCGCGGCCGCCTGCTGTCGCTGCCGCCGGAGACGGTGGTCCGCACCGGCCACGGCGACTCGACGACGGTCGGCGCGGAGGCCCCGCACCTGGACGAGTGGATCGCCCGCGGCCACTGA
- a CDS encoding ferredoxin: MLVHVDPDRCCGAGQCVLAAPDVFDQDERDGTVVLLAARPPADLAREVADAVAACPGGAIRLEEGVPR, from the coding sequence GTGCTCGTCCACGTCGACCCCGACCGGTGCTGCGGCGCCGGGCAGTGCGTGCTCGCCGCCCCCGACGTCTTCGACCAGGACGAGCGGGACGGCACCGTCGTCCTGCTCGCCGCCCGGCCCCCCGCCGACCTCGCCCGCGAGGTCGCCGACGCCGTCGCCGCCTGCCCCGGAGGGGCGATCCGGCTGGAGGAGGGAGTGCCCCGGTAG
- a CDS encoding anti-sigma factor: MTTTDPYTGTGHPDPHTLTGAYAAHALDPEENDAFERHLVHCPSCTRETAEFAAALARLGAAEAVPPPPELKARVLAALPGVRQEAPQVADRPVAPPGRPARRAPRWALAACLALALGAGAVAVRQHQDAEQARDRAAALTRQQETLTALLTAPDSHTASAPAGGGGTGTVVWSATRGRAGFLATGLPDPGPGRTYQLWYDDAGTMRPAGLLPTGSGTLLLTGPLDGAAGVGVTVEPTGGSPHPTGAPVLLLAFG, encoded by the coding sequence GTGACCACCACCGACCCGTACACCGGAACCGGCCACCCGGACCCGCACACCCTCACCGGCGCGTACGCCGCCCACGCCCTCGACCCCGAAGAGAACGATGCCTTCGAACGCCACCTCGTCCACTGCCCGTCCTGCACGCGGGAGACGGCGGAATTCGCCGCCGCGCTGGCCCGGCTCGGGGCGGCCGAAGCCGTACCCCCGCCGCCGGAGCTGAAGGCCCGGGTACTGGCCGCGCTGCCCGGCGTCCGCCAGGAAGCCCCGCAGGTCGCCGACCGGCCCGTCGCCCCGCCCGGCCGCCCCGCCCGCCGCGCACCCCGCTGGGCCCTCGCCGCCTGCCTCGCGCTCGCCCTCGGCGCGGGTGCCGTCGCCGTCCGCCAGCACCAGGACGCCGAACAGGCCCGCGACCGGGCCGCCGCCCTCACCCGCCAGCAGGAGACCCTCACCGCCCTCCTCACCGCCCCGGACAGCCACACCGCCAGCGCCCCCGCCGGCGGCGGCGGGACCGGCACCGTCGTCTGGTCCGCCACCCGCGGCAGAGCCGGCTTCCTCGCCACCGGACTACCCGACCCCGGCCCCGGCCGCACCTACCAACTCTGGTACGACGACGCCGGCACGATGCGCCCGGCCGGCCTGCTCCCCACCGGCAGCGGCACCCTGCTGCTCACCGGCCCGCTCGACGGCGCGGCAGGCGTCGGCGTCACCGTCGAACCGACCGGCGGCTCCCCGCACCCGACCGGCGCGCCGGTGCTACTGCTGGCGTTCGGCTGA
- a CDS encoding DUF1295 domain-containing protein: MLLAFAVGLRTGRHRDVDTAWGLAFTAVALTGCGLSAGYGDDGRRALATALVTVWGLRLAAHLWWRARGLPEDPRYARMLAKAPAGPARTRYALRIVYLLQAALVWFVALPVLAAQYQPTPPGPTAWAGTALWAVGLFFEAVGDAQLARFKADPANRGRVMDRGLWRWTRHPNYFGDACVWWGLFLLAADTPAGWLFVGSPLLMTWLLAFGSGKPMLERHLATTERPGWAEYTARTSSFLPLPPRRHRDNAS, translated from the coding sequence ATGCTGCTCGCCTTCGCCGTCGGGCTCCGCACCGGCCGGCACCGGGACGTGGACACCGCCTGGGGCCTGGCGTTCACCGCCGTCGCGCTGACCGGCTGCGGGCTCTCCGCCGGGTACGGGGACGACGGGCGGCGGGCGCTGGCCACCGCGCTGGTCACCGTCTGGGGCCTGCGGCTCGCCGCGCACCTGTGGTGGCGGGCCCGCGGCCTCCCGGAAGACCCGCGCTACGCCCGGATGCTGGCCAAGGCCCCCGCCGGCCCGGCCCGCACCCGGTACGCGCTGCGGATCGTCTACCTGCTGCAGGCCGCCCTCGTCTGGTTCGTCGCCCTCCCGGTCCTGGCCGCCCAGTACCAGCCCACCCCACCCGGCCCGACCGCCTGGGCGGGCACCGCCCTCTGGGCCGTCGGCCTGTTCTTCGAAGCCGTCGGCGACGCCCAACTCGCCCGCTTCAAAGCCGACCCGGCGAACCGCGGCCGGGTCATGGACCGCGGCCTGTGGCGCTGGACCCGCCACCCCAACTACTTCGGCGACGCCTGCGTCTGGTGGGGCCTGTTCCTCCTCGCCGCCGACACCCCGGCGGGCTGGCTCTTCGTCGGCAGCCCCCTGCTGATGACCTGGCTGCTCGCCTTCGGCAGCGGAAAACCCATGCTCGAACGCCACCTCGCCACCACCGAACGCCCCGGCTGGGCCGAGTACACCGCCCGCACCAGCTCCTTCCTCCCCCTCCCGCCCCGCCGCCACCGCGACAACGCCTCGTGA
- a CDS encoding SMI1/KNR4 family protein, which yields MDRARWRELLGLWSGEWITARQDDPGAGPLAPEVLRDRWLGFAPATEAAVAAAEARLGRPLPPSLREFLLVTDGWRNAGLFIERMAGTTELAWLRDTPDRTWIRTWEGLAEDAGEGEDTDGDGDADDHDAWLTRQARVLARSLRLSLAGDSAVMLLDPEDVDEDGEWAGYWLASWSGLGPERFGSFAELMYRQWRSLHAVCRPAGPTRDFWDGETERGRRAALAGELDTALDLLEEAQAFGRPRAGLLATQLRALLHGWERELPGAFRGARDQETYLAEPLFSREFLPVLLRQEREARHDSLLPLPGLRESAPEPTRAAIAAYEAASAEPGFRLVFGPPEFDAAVHALVERLAAHRAAAREAQRAPAVPPPGVVVLTATVTRWVDGQQRPAPPVEPRFPEEFAERAWAELLAAMPLWRPLDANHLAPVSLLAEPLLAELVTHERAHALLSIPRG from the coding sequence ATGGACCGGGCGCGGTGGCGGGAGTTGCTGGGGCTGTGGAGCGGCGAGTGGATCACGGCCCGGCAGGACGACCCCGGGGCCGGCCCGCTCGCCCCCGAGGTGCTCCGCGACCGCTGGCTCGGCTTCGCCCCCGCGACCGAGGCGGCCGTCGCCGCCGCCGAGGCCCGCCTCGGCCGCCCGCTGCCGCCCTCGCTGCGCGAGTTCCTGCTGGTCACCGACGGCTGGCGGAACGCCGGCCTGTTCATCGAACGGATGGCCGGCACCACCGAACTCGCCTGGCTGCGGGACACCCCGGACCGCACCTGGATCAGGACCTGGGAGGGCCTCGCCGAGGACGCGGGCGAAGGCGAAGACACGGACGGGGACGGGGACGCGGACGACCACGACGCCTGGCTGACCCGCCAGGCCCGGGTGCTGGCCCGCTCGCTGCGGCTCTCGCTGGCCGGCGACAGCGCGGTGATGCTGCTCGACCCGGAGGACGTGGACGAGGACGGCGAGTGGGCGGGCTACTGGCTGGCGTCCTGGTCGGGCCTGGGCCCGGAGCGGTTCGGGTCGTTCGCCGAGCTGATGTACCGCCAGTGGCGTTCGCTGCACGCGGTGTGCCGCCCGGCCGGGCCGACCCGCGACTTCTGGGACGGCGAGACCGAGCGCGGCCGGCGGGCCGCGCTCGCGGGCGAACTCGACACCGCGCTCGACCTGTTGGAGGAGGCCCAGGCGTTCGGCCGGCCGCGCGCCGGGCTGCTGGCGACGCAGTTGCGGGCGCTGCTGCACGGCTGGGAGCGCGAACTGCCGGGCGCCTTCCGGGGAGCGCGCGACCAGGAGACCTACCTGGCCGAACCGCTGTTCAGCCGCGAGTTCCTGCCGGTCCTGCTCCGGCAGGAGCGGGAGGCCCGCCACGACTCGCTGCTCCCGCTGCCCGGACTGCGCGAGTCGGCGCCGGAGCCGACCCGGGCGGCGATCGCCGCGTACGAGGCCGCGTCGGCCGAGCCGGGGTTCCGACTCGTCTTCGGTCCGCCGGAGTTCGACGCGGCCGTGCACGCCCTGGTCGAACGGCTCGCCGCGCACCGGGCCGCCGCCCGGGAGGCGCAGCGGGCGCCCGCCGTCCCGCCGCCGGGGGTGGTGGTGCTGACGGCGACCGTGACCCGGTGGGTCGACGGGCAGCAGCGGCCCGCACCGCCCGTGGAGCCGCGCTTCCCGGAGGAGTTCGCCGAGCGGGCGTGGGCGGAGCTGCTGGCGGCGATGCCGCTCTGGCGGCCGCTGGACGCGAACCACCTGGCGCCGGTCTCGCTGCTGGCCGAGCCGCTGCTCGCCGAACTGGTCACCCACGAGCGGGCCCACGCCCTGCTGAGCATCCCCCGCGGCTGA
- a CDS encoding DUF6458 family protein, which translates to MGLGGCIILLAVGAILAFGVDWHLAGVNLTVVGVVLMAAGLIGVVVYARVLGRRRYLGGRAVNEVVVEEHHRDVL; encoded by the coding sequence ATGGGACTCGGTGGCTGCATCATCCTGTTGGCGGTGGGGGCGATCCTGGCGTTCGGCGTGGACTGGCACCTGGCGGGCGTCAACCTGACGGTGGTGGGGGTCGTGCTGATGGCGGCGGGCCTGATCGGCGTGGTGGTGTACGCCCGGGTGCTGGGCCGCCGCCGCTACCTGGGCGGGCGGGCCGTGAACGAGGTGGTGGTCGAGGAGCACCACCGCGACGTGCTCTGA
- a CDS encoding DUF1365 domain-containing protein — protein MSRPAAPLPGPWGAVLYETRTTHVRAQPRRLFRHRGFLWLVDLDRLPELPRPLRPLARFLPRDHTPSDTVALRADLDRELAAHGLPPAGRVLMLTQARSLGYVFNPLTVYWCRDAAGAPLCTVAEVHNTYGGRHRYLLPPDAAGRAETAKAFYVSPFLPLDGRYHLLLPEPAPDGARLHLAVRLDLPGGRAFTATVSGTGRPATPAALLRAVLRHPFATYAVSLRIRAQGIRLWLRGLPVHPRPTTTAPAPAAAPAAAGPGGATRR, from the coding sequence GTGAGCCGCCCGGCCGCCCCGCTCCCGGGCCCGTGGGGCGCGGTGCTGTACGAGACCCGGACCACGCACGTCCGGGCCCAGCCGCGCCGGCTCTTCCGGCACCGCGGCTTCCTCTGGCTGGTCGACCTCGACCGGCTGCCCGAACTCCCGCGCCCGCTCCGCCCGCTGGCCCGCTTCCTGCCCCGCGACCACACCCCTTCCGACACCGTCGCGCTCCGTGCCGACCTGGACCGCGAACTGGCCGCGCACGGCCTGCCGCCGGCCGGCCGGGTGCTGATGCTGACCCAGGCCCGCTCGCTGGGGTACGTCTTCAACCCGCTGACGGTGTACTGGTGCCGGGACGCGGCGGGCGCGCCGCTGTGCACCGTCGCCGAGGTGCACAACACCTACGGCGGACGGCACCGCTACCTGCTGCCCCCGGACGCCGCCGGGCGGGCCGAGACCGCGAAGGCGTTCTACGTCTCGCCGTTCCTGCCGCTCGACGGCCGCTACCACCTGCTGCTGCCCGAACCCGCCCCCGACGGCGCCCGGCTGCACCTCGCCGTCCGCCTCGACCTGCCCGGCGGCCGGGCGTTCACCGCGACCGTCTCCGGCACCGGCCGCCCGGCCACCCCGGCCGCGCTGCTGCGCGCCGTCCTGCGGCACCCGTTCGCGACCTACGCGGTCAGCCTGCGGATCCGCGCCCAGGGCATCCGGCTGTGGCTGCGCGGCCTGCCCGTCCACCCCCGGCCCACGACCACGGCCCCGGCCCCTGCCGCGGCCCCTGCTGCGGCCGGCCCCGGAGGTGCCACCCGCCGATGA
- a CDS encoding S-(hydroxymethyl)mycothiol dehydrogenase: protein MAQVVRGVIARAKGAPVEVVPVVVPDPGPGEAVVRVQACGVCHTDLHYREGGINDEFPFLLGHEAAGVVESVGEGVDEVAPGDYVILNWRAVCGRCRACKRGRPWYCFATHNAKQRMTLEDGTELSPALGIGAFAEKTLVAAGQCTKVDPAASPAAAGLLGCGVMAGLGAAINTGQVGRGDSVAVIGCGGVGNAAVVGSLLAGAGRIIAVDVDDRKLETARQLGATHTVNSRTVDPVAAIRELTGGNGADVVIEAVGRPETYRQAFYARDLAGTVVLVGVPTPEMTLELPLLDVFGRGGALKSSWYGDCLPERDFPMLIDLYLQGRLDLDAFVSETIPLDGVEEAFARMHRGEVLRSVVVF from the coding sequence ATGGCTCAGGTCGTCCGGGGTGTGATCGCGCGTGCGAAGGGGGCGCCGGTGGAGGTGGTGCCCGTCGTGGTGCCGGATCCGGGGCCGGGTGAGGCGGTGGTGCGGGTGCAGGCGTGCGGGGTGTGCCACACGGACCTGCACTACCGGGAGGGCGGGATCAACGACGAGTTCCCGTTCCTGCTGGGTCACGAGGCGGCGGGCGTGGTGGAGTCGGTCGGCGAGGGGGTCGACGAGGTCGCGCCGGGTGACTACGTGATCCTGAACTGGCGTGCGGTGTGCGGGCGTTGTCGGGCGTGCAAGCGCGGCCGGCCGTGGTACTGCTTCGCCACCCACAACGCGAAGCAGCGGATGACGCTGGAGGACGGCACCGAGCTGTCGCCGGCGCTGGGGATCGGCGCGTTCGCGGAGAAGACGCTGGTCGCGGCGGGCCAGTGCACGAAGGTCGACCCGGCGGCGTCGCCGGCGGCGGCGGGTCTGCTGGGCTGCGGGGTGATGGCCGGTCTGGGCGCGGCGATCAACACCGGGCAGGTGGGCCGGGGCGACAGCGTCGCGGTGATCGGCTGCGGCGGGGTGGGCAACGCGGCGGTGGTGGGTTCGCTGCTGGCGGGCGCGGGCCGGATCATCGCGGTGGACGTGGACGACCGGAAGCTGGAGACCGCGCGGCAGTTGGGCGCGACGCACACCGTCAACTCGCGGACGGTCGACCCGGTGGCGGCGATCCGGGAGCTGACCGGCGGCAACGGGGCGGACGTGGTGATCGAGGCGGTGGGCCGCCCGGAGACGTACCGGCAGGCGTTCTACGCCCGCGACCTGGCGGGCACGGTGGTGCTGGTCGGCGTGCCGACGCCGGAGATGACGCTGGAGCTGCCGCTGCTGGACGTGTTCGGGCGCGGCGGCGCACTGAAGTCGTCCTGGTACGGGGACTGCCTGCCGGAGCGGGACTTCCCGATGCTGATCGACCTGTACCTCCAGGGCCGGCTGGACCTGGACGCGTTCGTCAGCGAGACGATCCCGCTCGACGGCGTCGAGGAGGCGTTCGCCCGGATGCACCGCGGCGAGGTGCTCCGCTCGGTGGTGGTGTTCTGA
- the sigK gene encoding ECF RNA polymerase sigma factor SigK yields MSHVVSLAPPRRPGPDLRELLARVVRGDQDAFSALYDAVAGPVFGLVRRVVRDAAQSEEVAQEVLLEVWRTAARYRAERGEVLPWVLTIAHRRAVDRVRSAQAAADRDRRAATAAHGGAAYDEVAEQVEGRLEREQVRRCLRTLTELQRESLTLAYYRGYSYPEVAEVLGAPLGTVKTRMRDGLIRMRDCLGVGA; encoded by the coding sequence ATGAGCCACGTCGTCTCACTGGCCCCGCCCCGGCGGCCCGGGCCGGACCTGCGGGAACTGCTGGCCCGGGTGGTGCGCGGCGACCAGGACGCGTTCTCCGCGCTCTACGACGCCGTCGCCGGACCGGTGTTCGGCCTGGTCCGGCGGGTCGTCCGGGACGCCGCGCAGTCCGAGGAGGTCGCCCAGGAGGTCCTGCTGGAAGTGTGGCGCACCGCCGCCCGCTACCGGGCCGAACGCGGCGAAGTCCTGCCCTGGGTGCTGACCATCGCCCACCGGCGCGCCGTCGACCGGGTCCGCTCCGCGCAGGCCGCCGCCGACCGCGACCGGCGGGCCGCCACCGCCGCGCACGGCGGCGCCGCCTACGACGAGGTCGCCGAGCAGGTCGAAGGCCGACTCGAGCGCGAACAGGTCCGCCGCTGCCTGCGCACCCTCACCGAACTCCAGCGCGAGTCGCTGACCCTCGCCTACTACCGGGGCTACAGCTACCCCGAGGTCGCCGAGGTGCTCGGCGCCCCGCTCGGCACCGTCAAGACCCGGATGCGCGACGGACTGATCCGGATGCGCGACTGCCTGGGGGTGGGCGCGTGA
- a CDS encoding SsgA family sporulation/cell division regulator, with product MAVATCWSTAVTLPHSPHPHLAVEAGLHFDSALPYAVRLVFPPVGRLDAVEWVFGRDLLNEGRLAPAGHGDVTVRPGAEGEVLVTLRGGGGEAVVNVPAEIVTGFLVECYALVPAGREHEHLDVDGLVARLTV from the coding sequence ATGGCCGTCGCCACCTGCTGGTCCACCGCCGTCACCCTCCCGCACAGCCCGCACCCCCACCTGGCGGTGGAAGCCGGGCTGCACTTCGACTCCGCGCTGCCGTACGCCGTCCGGCTGGTCTTCCCGCCGGTCGGCCGGCTGGACGCGGTCGAGTGGGTGTTCGGCCGCGACCTGCTCAACGAAGGACGCCTCGCCCCCGCCGGCCACGGCGACGTCACCGTCCGGCCCGGCGCCGAGGGCGAGGTGCTGGTCACCCTGCGCGGCGGGGGCGGGGAGGCGGTGGTGAACGTCCCGGCCGAGATCGTCACCGGCTTCCTGGTCGAGTGCTACGCGCTCGTCCCGGCCGGCCGCGAGCACGAACACCTGGACGTGGACGGCCTGGTGGCTCGGCTGACGGTCTGA
- a CDS encoding class I SAM-dependent methyltransferase, protein MTTTSPSPSPSPSPSPSWRGRPPMTVTTVHPPAVDPLRWPDVARVPHAPLRAAAAGRLLRRAAALRGLRIELPGSPDAPGSPDAQDAPVLRLHRPAAFAHRVGAGGLIGFGEAYQAGDWDSPDLARLLTALAARPETLVPPGTGWLRRLYVRRPPAAERPTTANAPRNIHRHYDLSNELFALFLDPTMSYSSAVFSAPSAATRWADLVPAQHRKIDRLLDLARVGPGTRLLEIGTGWGELALRAAARGAEVTTLTLSAEQLALARRRIADAGQSDRVDVRLCDYRQARGSYDAIVSCEMIEAVGRPFWPAYFTALDRLLAPGGRVALQAITMPHDRMLASSDTYTWILKYVFPGGQIPSLRAIADTAAAHTRLRVHSADAYGPHYAETLRLWRERFTERAGQVAELGFDEVFRRMWELYLAYSEAGFRTGYLNVHQVLLDRDGER, encoded by the coding sequence ATGACGACCACCAGCCCGTCCCCGTCACCATCCCCGTCCCCGTCCCCGTCCTGGAGAGGCCGCCCGCCGATGACCGTCACCACCGTCCACCCGCCCGCCGTCGACCCGCTGCGCTGGCCGGACGTCGCCCGGGTGCCGCACGCCCCGCTGCGGGCCGCGGCGGCCGGGCGGCTGCTGCGGCGGGCGGCGGCGCTGCGCGGGCTGCGGATCGAACTGCCGGGCTCGCCGGACGCACCGGGATCCCCGGACGCACAGGACGCGCCGGTGCTGCGGCTGCACCGCCCGGCGGCGTTCGCGCACCGGGTCGGGGCGGGCGGCCTGATCGGCTTCGGCGAGGCGTACCAGGCGGGCGACTGGGACAGCCCCGACCTGGCCCGGCTGCTGACCGCGCTGGCCGCCCGCCCGGAGACCCTGGTGCCGCCCGGCACCGGGTGGCTGCGCCGGCTGTACGTGCGCCGCCCGCCGGCCGCCGAGCGCCCCACCACCGCGAACGCGCCGCGCAACATCCACCGGCACTACGACCTGTCGAACGAGCTGTTCGCGCTGTTCCTCGACCCGACCATGTCGTACTCCTCGGCGGTGTTCTCCGCGCCCTCCGCCGCGACCCGCTGGGCCGACCTGGTGCCCGCCCAGCACCGCAAGATCGATCGCCTGCTCGACCTGGCCCGGGTCGGTCCCGGAACCCGCCTGCTGGAGATCGGCACCGGCTGGGGCGAACTCGCGCTGCGCGCCGCCGCCCGCGGCGCCGAGGTGACCACGCTGACGCTCTCCGCCGAGCAGCTCGCGCTGGCCCGCCGCCGGATCGCCGACGCCGGGCAGTCCGACCGGGTCGACGTCCGGCTGTGCGACTACCGGCAGGCCCGGGGCAGCTACGACGCGATCGTCAGCTGCGAGATGATCGAGGCGGTCGGACGCCCGTTCTGGCCCGCCTACTTCACCGCCCTGGACCGGCTGCTCGCCCCCGGCGGCCGGGTCGCCCTCCAGGCCATCACCATGCCGCACGACCGGATGCTGGCCAGCAGCGACACGTACACCTGGATCCTCAAGTACGTCTTCCCCGGCGGCCAGATCCCCTCGCTGCGGGCGATCGCCGACACCGCCGCCGCGCACACCCGGCTGCGGGTGCACAGCGCGGACGCGTACGGGCCGCACTACGCCGAGACGCTCCGGCTGTGGCGCGAACGGTTCACCGAACGGGCCGGACAGGTCGCCGAGTTGGGCTTCGACGAGGTGTTCCGGCGGATGTGGGAGCTGTACCTCGCCTACTCGGAGGCCGGATTCCGGACCGGCTACCTGAACGTCCACCAGGTGCTGCTCGACCGGGACGGCGAGCGGTGA
- a CDS encoding AAA family ATPase: MQVTGYAPREVADLRGRAGGALELRYGPDAVVVVGGVPGSGKSTLLRRWDAPAALVDPRLTRLACQARLPAAVPYALYRPAVRTLHLLRTRAAFRRPGPLLVHDCGSRWWMRRALARWARRNGRELHVVLLAVRPAEALAGQRARARTAAPRTFRLHVRRIARLVAGIERRGRAAFPGAASVLLADAASRGRLAGVRFGPRR, encoded by the coding sequence GTGCAGGTCACCGGGTACGCCCCGCGCGAGGTCGCCGACCTGCGCGGCCGGGCCGGCGGGGCGCTGGAGCTCCGCTACGGCCCCGACGCGGTCGTGGTGGTCGGCGGCGTCCCCGGCAGCGGCAAGTCCACCCTGCTGCGCCGCTGGGACGCCCCCGCCGCCCTGGTCGACCCCCGGCTCACCCGCCTTGCCTGCCAGGCCCGGCTGCCCGCCGCCGTCCCGTACGCCCTCTACCGCCCCGCCGTGCGCACCCTGCACCTGCTGCGCACCCGCGCCGCGTTCCGCCGCCCCGGGCCGCTGCTGGTGCACGACTGCGGCAGCCGCTGGTGGATGCGCCGGGCCCTCGCCCGCTGGGCCCGGCGGAACGGGCGCGAACTGCACGTCGTGCTGCTCGCCGTCCGCCCCGCCGAGGCGCTGGCCGGGCAGCGGGCCCGGGCCCGCACCGCCGCGCCGCGCACCTTCCGGCTGCACGTGCGGCGGATCGCCCGGCTGGTCGCCGGGATCGAGCGGCGCGGCCGGGCCGCGTTCCCCGGCGCCGCGTCGGTGCTGCTCGCCGACGCGGCCTCCCGCGGACGGCTTGCCGGGGTCCGATTCGGACCCCGGCGCTGA
- a CDS encoding S1 RNA-binding domain-containing protein, with amino-acid sequence MDWQSESPDLWAFLESLHRGDIVSGTVAAIERFGVFVTLDDGPAHPTFPGVGFITIPELSWRHIDAVTDVVQVGRRVSCEFLQFDTHNAEARLSLKALEPDPLRAFADHTAAGQELRGTVGKVLPFGIFVNLGDGIVGLVPFREVHGRAAVSPVEDFEAGEEIAVIVTEIELPTRRVFLSRPKGGRHEDAVPAT; translated from the coding sequence ATGGATTGGCAGTCCGAGAGTCCGGACCTCTGGGCGTTCCTGGAGTCTCTGCACCGCGGCGACATCGTGTCCGGGACCGTCGCGGCGATCGAACGGTTCGGGGTTTTCGTGACCCTGGACGACGGGCCTGCCCATCCCACCTTCCCCGGTGTCGGGTTCATCACCATCCCCGAACTGTCCTGGCGGCATATCGACGCTGTCACCGATGTCGTTCAGGTAGGCCGGCGCGTCTCGTGCGAGTTCCTCCAGTTCGACACCCACAACGCGGAGGCCAGGCTGTCCCTGAAGGCACTGGAGCCCGACCCCCTTCGGGCTTTCGCCGACCACACAGCAGCGGGCCAGGAACTCCGCGGAACGGTTGGGAAAGTGCTCCCCTTCGGCATCTTCGTCAACCTCGGGGACGGGATTGTCGGACTGGTCCCCTTCAGGGAAGTCCACGGCCGGGCTGCGGTGAGTCCGGTGGAAGACTTCGAGGCCGGAGAGGAGATCGCCGTCATCGTCACGGAAATCGAGCTGCCGACCCGCCGGGTCTTCCTCTCCAGGCCAAAGGGTGGCCGGCACGAAGACGCCGTGCCGGCCACGTGA